ACTTTTGTTTCAGGAATTAAAAGCCCAATTTACTGTGATAACAGAAAGATGATAGGATTCCCAAAAGAAAGACAAGTAGTAGTAGATGCTTTCATTGAAGTTTTAAAAGAAAAAGAGTTTGATATTGTAGCAGGAACAGCAACAGCAGGAATTCCTTGGGCAGCATTTATAGCTCAAGAGATGAATATTCCAATGGCGTATATCAGAGGAGAAAAGAAAGCTCATGGTGCTGGAAGACAAATAGAAGGTGCTGAATTTGAAGGGAAAAAGGTTATCATAATAGAAGATTTAATCTCTACAGGAGGAAGTTCTATAAAAGCAGTAGCAGCTGCAAGAGAAGCTGGAGCTACAGATGTTGAAGTTTTAGCAATATTCTCATATGAGTTTGAAAAAGCTTATAAAAACTTCGAAGCAGATAGAATTCCTTGGACAACTCTTTCAAATTTTGCGTCATTAATTGATGTAGCAACAGAAGAGAATTACATAGATTCAGAAGATGCAGAAATCGCATTAAAGTGGAATAAAACTCCAGATACTTGGGGAAAATAATAAAAAATATTGAAGAGGAGTAGATTAATCTACTCCTTTTTTAATAAACGAGTAGTTGACTTTAGATAAAAAATATCGTATCATATTTAGAAAAATAAAAATATTTATAACAAAAGCTAGGAGGATCAAAATGAAATTATCAAAAAGAGCATTAGAAATGAATTTTTCACCAATAAGAAAGTTGATTCCTCTGGCCGATGCAGCAGAAGCAAAAGGAATAAAAGTATATAAGTTAAATATAGGGCAACCAAATGTAGTAACTCCGGATTCATTTTTTGAAGGATTACATAACTATCAAGAGAAAATAGTAAAATACTCTCACTCTCAAGGTATTCCACAACTTTTAGAAAGCTTTGCAAAGAGCTATCAGAAGATGGGAATAAATGTAAATGAGGAGGATTTATTAATAACTCAAGGTGG
The window above is part of the Cetobacterium sp. ZOR0034 genome. Proteins encoded here:
- the pyrE gene encoding orotate phosphoribosyltransferase, with amino-acid sequence MSREKNIAKSLLGTEAVRLSVKDPFTFVSGIKSPIYCDNRKMIGFPKERQVVVDAFIEVLKEKEFDIVAGTATAGIPWAAFIAQEMNIPMAYIRGEKKAHGAGRQIEGAEFEGKKVIIIEDLISTGGSSIKAVAAAREAGATDVEVLAIFSYEFEKAYKNFEADRIPWTTLSNFASLIDVATEENYIDSEDAEIALKWNKTPDTWGK